The following proteins come from a genomic window of Leopardus geoffroyi isolate Oge1 chromosome A3, O.geoffroyi_Oge1_pat1.0, whole genome shotgun sequence:
- the LOC123580473 gene encoding LOW QUALITY PROTEIN: ATP synthase subunit 9, mitochondrial-like (The sequence of the model RefSeq protein was modified relative to this genomic sequence to represent the inferred CDS: inserted 1 base in 1 codon): MPYLFPGTASKPVPFQGTSTQQPSSLGLGLPREGWLALGLELGQCLVLLSLVMXRNPSLKQQLFFCVVLGFAFLEAMGLFFLMVGFLTSFAM, from the exons ATGCCTTACTTATTCCCAGGCACAGCTTCCAAACCAGTGCCATTTCAAGGGACGTCCACACAGCAGCCAAGTTCattggggctggggctgccgcGGGAGGGGTGGCTGGCTCTGGGGCTGGAATTGGGACAGTGTTTGGTACTTCTATCGTTGGTTA TCAGGAACCCTTCTCTGAAGCAACAACTCTTCTTCTGTGTCGTCCTGGGCTTTGCCTTCTTGGAGGCCATGGGGCTCTTTTTCCTGATGGTGGGCTTTCTCACCTCCTTTGCCATGTGA